GCCGAGCACGAGATGGAAGGCCGGCAGTGCGTCCTGCTCTATGCCGGTGACTTCGACCCAGCGGGACTGCGCATTTCCGACTTCCTGCACAAGAATCTCGCCGACCTGTCGCGGGCGGTGGGGTGGAAGCCGGACAATCTCGTCATCGACCGCTTCGGCCTCAATGCGGATTTCATCCGCGACCATGGGCTGACGTGGATCAACAACCTCGAGACAGGCAGCGGTGGGCGTCTCGATGATCCCCGCCATCCCGACCACGGCAAGGCCTATGTGCAGGACTACCTTGCGGAATTCGGAGCCCGGAAGGTCGAGGCCAACGCGCTTGTGACACGCGCCGAGGCAGGTCGCGAACTCTGCCGCAGGGCGATCCTGAAATATGTCGATGACGGTTCGGCGGTTGAGGATTTCGAGGCCGCCACGGAAGCGATGCAGTCTCAGATGCAGGCCGAGGTCGCCAAGCTCCTCCTCCAGCATATCGGAGGTGTGTCTTGAGCAACGTCACCGCCTTCCGCATCATTGCCGTGGAGCGTCTGCGTCGTCCTGACGGCTGGTTCCTCGTCGTCATGAACGACGGCGCTGCGGATGAGTATTCCGCAGCGTGGGAAACCAGCGAACTCGCCTTCGCTGACGCTGATAGCCTGAAGCGCACCTATGCCCCGGCGATCATTCGCGACCGGACGGGAGGCGCGTCTTGATGGACATCCGCCATGCCGCTGATCTTCTTGGCGGGAAAGTCTTGTCCGGGCGCATTCTCTGTCCCGGCCCCGGACATAGCCGTCACGACCGCTCCCTGTCCGTGCGCTTCGCCGCCGACGCACCGGATGGGTTCTTTGTCCAATCGTTCGCAAACGATGACTGGCAGGCCTGCAAGGATCATGTCCGCCAGTTGCTCGGGCTGGAGCAGTTCCGGCCCGGCGAGCACCGCCCGGACGAGCGGGCGCGCTTCGAACGCCCTGCCGAACCAACGGAGGACGAGAAGCGCAACAGGGAACGCGCCTTGGCAATCTGGGGCGAGACTGTTCCGATCCACGGCACCCCGGCCGAAACCTATCTGGCGAGCCGCCGCGTACCGTATGAGGGGCCGGCGCTCCGGTGGCATCCTCGATGCCCCTTCGGCAAGGACCGCATCGGCTGCATGATCGCGCTGGTCCGCAACATCGTCACCGACGAGCCGCAGGCGATCCACAGGACGGCGATAGACCGGGACGGCAAGAAGCTCTCGCATCTCGGCTCCAACGGCCGGTTGACGCTGGCGCCGATCCGGGGCGGGGCCGTGAAGCTGAGCCCTGACGAAGACGTGACGACCGCGCTCGGCATTGGCGAGGGCATCGAGAGCGTCTTGTCGCTGCCGATTGTCGCCGATGCTCCCGGCCTGCCGGTGTGGTCGCTTCTGTCCGCCGGCCCGCTGGCTGCATTCCCTCCACGGCCCGGACTGCGCACTGTCTGGTTTGCCATGGACCATGACGCCGCCGGCATTGCGGCGACGGGCGAGGCGTCCGCTCGCCTCGCTTCTCACAACATCGACACCATCATCGTTGCGCCGAACGCGGCTGGCGACGACCTGAACGACAAGGTGAAAGCCCATGCTGAAGTTTGAGACGAACCCCGCCGATCTGCCCAAGGTCGAAGGTGTGACGATGCTGCGCAGCGCGCTCGATCACGCCTTGCCCGGCAACTGGCCCGAGCCTGATATGCGCTATCTCCGCGCCGATCTGCCGGAGCCGCCCGCCTTGCCGCTCGATGACGTG
The window above is part of the Rhizobiaceae bacterium genome. Proteins encoded here:
- a CDS encoding toprim domain-containing protein codes for the protein MDIRHAADLLGGKVLSGRILCPGPGHSRHDRSLSVRFAADAPDGFFVQSFANDDWQACKDHVRQLLGLEQFRPGEHRPDERARFERPAEPTEDEKRNRERALAIWGETVPIHGTPAETYLASRRVPYEGPALRWHPRCPFGKDRIGCMIALVRNIVTDEPQAIHRTAIDRDGKKLSHLGSNGRLTLAPIRGGAVKLSPDEDVTTALGIGEGIESVLSLPIVADAPGLPVWSLLSAGPLAAFPPRPGLRTVWFAMDHDAAGIAATGEASARLASHNIDTIIVAPNAAGDDLNDKVKAHAEV